The following coding sequences are from one Dermacentor andersoni chromosome 5, qqDerAnde1_hic_scaffold, whole genome shotgun sequence window:
- the LOC126530814 gene encoding uncharacterized protein, with translation MAGPCQRPTGAKAVARGILIAWLHGFVTMVSAVKLVNVDIPSPTTLGETVGLSCIYELNGDRLYSVKWYKNDVEFYRFVPNDWPPGQFLPLPGVDVDLARSGRTSVYLRNVNLHSAGTYRCEVSAEAPSFDTVGGQKDMAVLVLPTEGPRITGGQAQYRIGDTVSVNCTSAKSKPAATLRWYVNDVAVAGADGTTEYSTTLHADGLETASLGLRFVLTEDHFRGGNMKLKCTATISRVYTMSNEELVFGSSSSSGGRHQKSGLHISENTSRVRDASTTLSAPAAVLLLLVAFAVQLIPVPVVQVATVSTRTHL, from the exons ATGGCGGGCCCTTGCCAGAGGCCCACGGGCGCTAAGGCCGTCGCACGGGGAATCCTCATCGCTTGGCTACATG GCTTCGTGACCATGGTATCCGCCGTGAAGCTGGTCAACGTGGACATCCCGTCCCCGACCACGCTGGGCGAGACGGTGGGTCTGAGCTGCATCTACGAGCTGAACGGCGATCGGCTCTACTCGGTCAAGTGGTACAAGAACGACGTCGAGTTCTACCGCTTCGTGCCTAACGACTGGCCACCGGGACAGTTCCTGCCCCTGCCGGGCGTCGACGTAGAC CTGGCACGATCGGGGCGGACGTCGGTCTATCTGCGTAACGTGAACCTACACAGCGCCGGTACATACCGGTGCGAGGTGTCTGCGGAGGCTCCTTCCTTCGACACTGTCGGCGGCCAGAAGGACATGGCCGTGCTAG TACTTCCGACCGAGGGCCCGCGCATCACGGGGGGCCAGGCGCAGTACCGCATCGGCGACACCGTGAGCGTCAACTGCACCTCGGCCAAGTCGAAGCCCGCCGCCACGCTGCGCTGGTACGTGAACGACGTGGCCGTGGCCGGCGCCGACGGAACCACCGAGTACTCGACCACGCTGCACGCCGACGGCCTGGAGACGGCCTCGCTCGGCCTGCGCTTCGTGCTCACCGAGGACCACTTCCGGGGCGGCAACATGAAGCTCAAGTGCACCGCCACCATCTCCAGAGTCTACACGATGAGCAACGAGGAACTCGTGTTCGGGTCTTCCTCGTCCTCCGGAGGCCGCCACCAGAAGTCTGGACTCCACATCAGCGAGAACACGAGCCGAG TGCGGGACGCCTCAACCACTCTGTCGGCGCCGGCAGCCGTGCTGCTACTGTTGGTCGCATTCGCCGTACAACTGATCCCGGTCCCAGTGGTGCAGGTTGCTACGGTGTCGACAAGGACGCATTTGTGA